The Anoplopoma fimbria isolate UVic2021 breed Golden Eagle Sablefish chromosome 10, Afim_UVic_2022, whole genome shotgun sequence sequence CATTTGGGGGGCAGACAAGGTGCAGACCTTCAAGCTGACCCCAACGGTGTTCTTCTTCTACCTGTTGCCTCAAATCATCCTGGATACGGGCTACTCTATGCCAAACAAGCTCTTCTTCAGCAACATGGGGGCCATCTTGGTGTACGCCGTCATCGGGACCTGCTGGAACGCCGCCAGCGTGGGGCTATCGCTATGGGGGTGTCACCAGGGAGGAGCCATGGGTAAGAGACTTTCATTTCAGCAGAAAGGATCATTCTGGGATGTTCAGATTAATGGACCTCAAAAGCTTAAGCACAGACATTTTGAGAGCAAATTTGTAGTTTTTTCCTGTTGATTTTTTCTGTAGTTTATCTCTCTAGTTATTGTACTTTGTCCTCTGATCCGGCCAgctgtgtttgttaaaaaaagcaCTCCTTCTCTGAACACAGTCACATTACACATATTTTAGATTCAGTGTGACTTACACTTTCCAGTGAGAAAGGGATATTATTATCTCCAGTGTTCATCGCATATATTGTCCATAAATCTgcttagaaataaaaaagacactCCTTATAACTTCAGAGCTCGCCAGAGAATCATCATCCTAAGGGGGGGTTGGATGGTGCTGATAGCTGGTTCCATATACATCACCTTGTCAGTTAATAGAAGATGCACTTTCAATAGCCTGGTTTTAACCAGAAAAGGGCAGTCACtatgcatatttatataatatataaatgggGGATTGGTTACTCTTTAAATAAAGCCAAACTTAGTGCGTAACCTTGTGCCCTGTGTGCGGTGCTGTAGGTGAGCTGGACATCGGCCTGCTGCAGTACCTTCTCTTCGGCAGTCTGATTGCGGCTGTGGACCCTGTGGCCGTCATCGCCGTGTTTGAGCAAGTCCACGTCAATGAGGTCCTCTTCATCATGGTGTTTGGAGAGTCGCTGCTCAACGACGGCGTGACAGTGGTTCGTACGCtacaatgtgttgttttttgttttcatgttacaGAACAGTTTGTTTGAGACATCCATCATGGAAAAGTACACTTCCAAGACATGAAGTACAAAGAATGCAAACATTGTGCACTTCAATATGAGGACCATTACCCTGACTGAGGTCTTGTCACCTTGCTTGAACTTTATCCCTCATTGGTcaataaaaaaagctctttGAAGATGTTAATCTAATAAGAAAGATTGCTTGCGTGTGTTATGAATCATTAAATTCCATTCTATTCATTCCCGACACCACAGTGAGGActgagagggagaaaatgtgTTACTTTCAACTTTCCACACCTTTCGAATGAGTCTGACCTCTCTAAGGCTTATTGAAAAAAGCATTGCACTGTCAAAACGTTAACTTTTAATGTGGTAATCATTAAAGGTTGCACGCACATTCACACTTTTTTTGCAGGTGCTGGGTGTCAATAATCTGCACcgaaatacagaaaaaatagcTGCACACTGTTTCGTTCCCAGTTCATCTTTCATTCTACACGGACATGACAATGTTTTGACCCCAGATAACcttttttccttatttataGAGAAGGAGTGTAAACAAACCTTTATATATCAGCTGTTATGACACGTCACACATCATCATGAATATATGATATATcgatatatatgaatatatatcgATATACATGTGAGGATTCAATGCTGTAATTATTTAACAGACGGGAGTGAAAGAAACACTTttcttaaatatgtttaaaaaaggtggaggtaaattaaaaatatatgttttgtaaacaAAGAGTTAAGTATATTCATCTGCATAGCAGAGATTCTAATACACTGTATATTGAGCCTTGTGACAGGCGATTCATATATTGTATATCATTATTGGAGCTGCAGAAAAGGAATAATTACAAGAATAAGAAGAAAGCATAGGTGGGACAGGgattttgttttgcaagtcacaataagtctcaagtctttgtaGATTCAGCAAATGGAGGGAAATTAATTGATTCGTGATAcgctttttaaataacatacattttaatctttGGGTTTGGAGGAAGGTATCAAATATATTCAAGACAAAAGGCTCAAGTTCAAATGAAGTCACAAGTCGCTGGCGTTGAAGTCCAAGTCgagttgcatgttttttttattttgtcagtcaAGTCTAAAGTCATCAAATTTGCCTCTTCATGTAACTTATGTCTACTCCTCTGGAACAAAgcatttgaaaatgaacagaTGTGGATCAGGCCAGTAATTATTCTACCtccaaaagattaaaaaaaaagatttttcttcttcttctcttagGTGCTCTTCAATGTATTTGATGCGTTCGTGTCACTGGGAGGATCTGGAATTGATGCTGTGGAGATCATTAAAGGAATCAGTAAGGACTGACAttcattaacacattaacagcGAGGAATGTAACATGTGTTTGTATAGGTTGTCTTGCCTGGCTAACGAGATTCTACATATGGACAAAGTGTTGATTATGCTAGATAACATGAACACAACTTTTATAAACAcgtgtctcctctctttccaAAGTTTCCTTCTTTGTGGTGGCGTTTGGTGGTTCCCTCGTGGGCTTTATCTTCGGCCTGCTGATCTCTCTCCTGACCAGGTGCACTAAAAACATCCAGATCATTGAGCCGGCGTTTGTCTTTGTCTTGGGATACCTCGCCTACCTGACTGCTGAGATGCTCTCCCTGTCTGCCATCCTATCGTGAGTAACCCATGAAAaacatctcatttgtttaagtattttatatgtattataaaaTGAAAGCCATAAACATGTTCCGCGGAATAAGAGTCCTCGCTGTGGCTTTTGTTCTGTAGGATCGTCTTCTGTGGCATGTGCTGCCAGAAGTACATCAACGCAAACATGGACGAGAAGTCCGTCGCCACAGTCCGATATGTCATGAAGGTTCTCGCCAATGGATCAGAAACCATCATCTTCGTGTTCCTCGGCATCTCGGCCATTGATAAGGAGATCTGGGTGTGGAACACAGGCTTCATCCTCCTCACGCTCCTCTTCATCTTTGTGTACAGAATTATCGGTGAGATTCTCATCTTACGCTGTTGGTTTTAAACGCAAACGGTACGCCGTCTGATGTCAGAGGTCACTAAACAGGCTTTGTTTCTTGTACTCCAGGTGTCTTTTTCCTCACCTGGATCCTGAACAAGTTCAGGCTGGTCCCCGTGGAGTTTATAGATCAGGTGATTATGAGCTACGGTGGCCTGCGAGGGGCTGTCGCATACGGTCTGGCTGCGATGCTGGATGAGAGCAAGATAGGGGAGAAGAATCTGATGATCTGCACCACTCTCATTGTAGTGTACTTTACTGTCATTCTTCAGGTAACCACCTCTCTGTCTTGTTCCAGAGCTAAAACAGTATATTGGTGCATTTGTATTAGTAGCTTTCTTACACAAAACGCATAATAGCTTTCTTAAGAATCTCTTTCTGCTGCAGGGAGTAACAATGAAACCTCTGGTCAACTGGCTTAAAGTAAAAAGAGCTGCAGTGGCGGATATCACACTGATAGAAAAATTGCAGAACAAGGTAAAGCTGGAAATAATCACTTCttacaaacacaacagcaaGAACCATAGATTACCAGGCAAATATAACAGAATCTCTGTCGTTGTTGTTTAGGTGTTTGATCACATGCTTGTTGCCATAGAAGATATATCTGGACAAATAGGACATAACTACATGAGGGACAAGTATGTAGAGATATCTCAAAACAGTTTAACTAGAacaatttaaactgttttgaATGAAGCTCCAATTCTCTCTTCGCTCACTTTGAAGGTGGAATCACTTTGAGGAGAAGTGGATGTCAAAAATTCTGATGAAGTCGTCAGCGAGGAAGAACCGCGACTACGTCTTCAACGTCTTCCATCAGCTGAACCTCAAGGATGCAATGAGCTACGTGGCTGAGGTGAGGGATGGTGCTAAGTATGTTTCAAGTATGTTTGAGCAAGTGGAAGGGAAGCAGAGGGTCTGTGCTGTTCTGTGGCCGTCTGTAAAGGAACTCCTCTGGTCTCCATGTTGCAGGGCGAACGCAGAGGCTCTTTGGAGTTTGTTCGCAATGAGACCGCGTTCGTCAACTTCAAGAAGAAGTTCGCCGATGACTGCTCAGACGTCATGCCCGACATCACGGCCGACACGTCGGACGATTACAGTGGAATGTCCTCGATGAGGTGAGCAAACTTTCTTAACTGATTCACACCGCAATCAAAGGAAAAGGTAGTTTGAAAATACAagcaaacaataacaaaagaaacTCCCCAACtcctttcattatttttatttgagatattaattttcaatttatttgtatagcccaaaaacACAAATCGTAGGACTTCCTCTGTCCCGGGGCCTCGCACAGGAACAGgaaaaaatccccaaattgGACTATTTAAAAGTTGAAAACAAGGGTTGATCTACTATTTTGATTGAACATCTAGCATTAGATCTGCCCAGACACTGCTCCCTGGTGACCACAAGCAGTCACAGCATGTTTTTCCCTCACAAACACCAAACCAAAATAGTAGAAATGATCATTTAGCTCCAATTCTCCAACACATTTTGTATGAGAAGCCGATATCAGAGCTGTGCTTTGAGATGCTTTCCCCCCTGCAGTAGAATAGACCCTGTGCCATCAGTGAGCCTGGAAATGCACGAGCAGACCATGAAGGGAGTGAGGGAAACAGAGGACATCAACACTCACCacctgctgcagcagcatctgTACAAGGGCAGGAAACAGGTCAGCATTTTCAGTCAACTCTCTATACGCTCTGTATTTAAAGCATTGCTTTGCActtgaataaatcaaaatgaatgcagcCTAGTCCCAACTATGCCTGAATACTatatcctacatttcccataatacAACACAATGGCATGTTTTATAAAATGCCACCTGCCTCCCAATTGGCCATTTCTTTGAAACCCTTCACCCTCCGTTTGTAATGCAAGACACTTCCCCAtcggcttcacttggcagaaccaggtgtgtgtgtgtgtgtgtgtgtgtgtgtgtgtgtgtgtgtgtgtgtgtgtgtgtgtgtgtgtgtgtgtgtgtgtgtgtgtgtgtgtgtgtgtgtgtgtgtgtgtatctcatTAAGAAACTTATGATAAACTTTCTGGATGAGCAACTAGTTACTTGTCCTCTTTGTCTCGAAAAATCTGCTCTTGAACTCTCATTCTGACTCTTTCAAATGCGTTTCTTGTGTTCTGGCATCTAGCACCGACACAGATACAGCCGGAGCCATTTCGATGTCAACAAGGATGATAACGAAGTGCAGGAGATCTTCCAGAGGACCATGAGGAATCGTTTGGAGTCCTTTAAGTCTGGAAAGATGGGCGTTGCTCCACCAAAGACGATAAGCAAGCACACGAAGAAGGACCAGCAGCAAAAGGTAATTTTTATTAGACAGTCTACAGCGGAAACATACATTGAACTGTATGCACTAGAACCAGCATTTGCAGATAATACCCAGCCCTAACAGTCTAATCATGTGTATTACAGGTTAGCTTTTCACACTTTGTTTAAGATGTAATCTGAAAATAAACTTCTACCACCTGCAGATGCCAAATGGAAATTCAAAGGACAAAAGTAAAAGCTACTATTCTGGTGATGAAGGTTAGTACCTGTCTTTcagttttgaaaatatatacataagCCCTGATTTGTCCAAGTTCTTTTAATAACTAatctcttattttgttttttagattttgaGTTCTCAGAGGGAGACAACACCTCTGGCTTTGAGGCATCAGGAGGTTCATACACCTTCCCCATGAGGGTCACCTACAGAGCAGGAGGTAAAATAAATCCACCATCTTGTCCACTTATCTTAAACCATTGGTTGATCCTTTCCTTCAGATAAAGTCCCAAAAAATCCATGACATGTAAAAATCCTTCATTTAAAACCCTACGtgaataaaggttaaaaaagcaTTATCCGCAAAATATACTggtacattattacattattagaaCACTGATGCCTCAATGTGTAAGCAGCATCttactgttgttgctgtttgagGTGGAGCTAGATTTAAATACCTTATATACAGCTGGGTATTTTAGTCTAGTGGTTCCAAAACTAGGGGTCTGGCCCCTCATAATGGTCAGATCGGAAGAAAAAGAGTTCTGCTACACACTTTATcattcttttgactttttctttggatttgctgattttcttgaaacacagaatttttatttttgcctcttAAGTcctaaaaaagttatttaaatgaatccaTTTCACAAGTTTAGGGGGAAATCACTCTTTGCTTGAACTTCTTAAACTCAAAGGCGTCTGAAATGTGACAATAGGCACCAGCTAGACACTGTAGTGTAGTATTCATATAGGCACAAGCccaaaaagtttattttcttctcttaaaATCTATTCTacttaatgtaaaatgttaatcaGAAAGTAACTATAGATGTCAGATAAACGTGGTGgattaaagtgtaaaatatttgcctctgaattgTGGTGGAGTAGCCCTTAATGAATGTACCTATTACTTTCCACCGATGTCTCCAACCCTCACACCCCGTCATATCTAACTCAGTTTCTCTCCTTTCCTGCAGCTGGCATTGAGAATCCAGCCTTCATGCCGGACCTGGACCCCATGGCACCGGTGCAGATCCCCCCGTGGCTAGCGGAGGCCGAGCTCGACGGCGACACGGTGGCTCCGTCTCAGCGGGCCCAGCTGAGGCTGCCGTGGACCCCGGAGACCTGCGCCGCCTGGCCCCCCTCCGCATCAGCACTCGCTCCAACGACTCCTTCGCACAGGCCGACGCCCCCACCGCGCAGCAGAGGGACGATGAGCTGCCGCCTCCACCGCCGCCGCCTCACTCGCAAGGAGACAGTCGGCACATGTAGCACATGTAGCAGCATCCCCACCCCTCCTCCGCCTCCATTTAACCCCGACCTCAGACTTTGCAGCGTCCGCTCTCAAAATATTGACTagggaatgttttcttttccgTGCCATTGCTTTACCTCACTCCAGAGTCTCGAGACCAAACATTCACAGTCCCACAACCTTTGTGCCCTTCTGCTCAGATCCTCTTGTTGCTCTAGCTTCACCCTTCACTGAGCAAAGGAAGGCTGCACTTAAAACATGGCTGGGCATCTTATTTACCAGCACATGTTGAACATTGTCATATTTGCCCCTCTGGTTCTCAGTAAACCAGTCAAACATTGCAAGTCTGTCCCTATGGAGTATCTTATCCCTGAATGTGATGCAGAAAGAATGTAGATATTTATAAATTGTGTTGTTCATAAAGATAAGACATTTAATCGAGAGTGACATGAAAATAATTCCAGCTCTATAATCTGAAtgttacattttgtgtgtgttttttctcatttggtACAGCAGTACTCAaggttaaatattaaaatgtcacatgtaCAATAAAGacatattatatttctttaagaaTGAAGGTTGGTATTGTGCGGACATGTCGGCCATCTCAAATGGGTTCCTATACTTTATGTTCCTCAGAAAATGAACATTTGACTGACTGCTTTTAAACTGTGTGCATTTAAATatggatttaaaataaaaatggaagaaaaggTCTTTGTGGAGTGAAATGGTTAGTTATTTCATTAATTAGTctttgtaataaaaacaaaccacaggTACTTTGatcattaataattatttatgaattCATGTGTCAAACAGGGGctgctttgattttattttcaaatgtacttatatattattactGCAGATTAAAAAGAGTATTTTAGGTGAATGTGGCACACATACATCAAACTGATGTTAATTAATGTGTGAGGTGTACCCAACACCTTAAGGTAAGgtcattaaaaaagtgaatGTTCAAAAGAGGTGTCACATTCAGCATTTGGAACTTATGgtgatttttctttatcttctgactattttctatttcacaaactaacctattaatttctttaaaataaccaCCAGGTTAATCATTGATTTAATAATTCTTGGTTGCTGCCATATCATTGATATATCAACAATCAAACtgaaatgaattactttttaatatCAAAATTTGCTACACAATGTTACACTTCTGGAATGTATGCACATTTGATTTCCATcacaatgaattaataaaaaaaataaaaaaatctttataaatAGGCCATTTCTGATGTTTCCACCTGCTTTGTGATGTAGTCTAATATCGTTTTTTCATTTCCAGACTCTTTCAGGTAAAAGTGAGATCCATCGAGCATCCTGACGGTGAAATCTCCAGATGTGATGCTCTTCCaagctgttgaaaaaaaaaaaaaaaaaaaagatgaacagGGAGACAACTCACACCGATTCATCGTCTTCTGCAAACACAGAGGGCACATACAGCcttgtacaaatatataataataatattaacacataatcataatatgtataataccaataataatacactttatttttatattactctcatacaaaaaaatgcagcttAACACATGAAAATTGGTCAAATAAAATGAGGAATAAAACACACTTGACAAAATAAGATTCACTGGAACACAGATAATGCATAACAtctgatggaaaataaaacttacccattatatattttaataattttaaaataagtaGCAAGATTTGCAGCTTGCACATACACATGAATGAACACTGCAAATGTTCCATGATTTCTGATATCCAGCATCCAGAAACCTACATGATCCCTCTCTATAAggcagagtgagtgtgtgatCGCTGCAGGACACGAGAGGACTGACCTTGTAAGTCGTGAGGAATGTCCTCCTTTCCATCAAAACATGTGACGGGGCAGGAGAGCAGCGGACCCTCCGGCTTGTTGCAACTGCAGCAGAGTCAGAAGCTTAGCTCACTACAAAACACTCGTCCTGAATCAgatcatttcaaatgtaatgGTTCAATTGTAACTACCTGTAGTTCTCTACGATGTGTAGGTCGGCCTTCAGGGCCGGTAGGAACAACTTCAGGACTTCAGGATTTGCCAGCAGCTCAGGAGGAGTTCCTCCGATGGAAATCAACCACTTGAGGAAATCGTCATCGGACAGCTcgcttctctttggggttttAATACGTGTCTCTGACTGAAAGACAAAAGGCAACAGATTAGAGGTTGGTCGTCAGTTAGAGTGTCTTCAATTAGTGTCTAAACTATAAGTGTATACAGATGTGTTTATATAGAAGGAACCAGATGTTTTGGTCCGTAGACCTCCATCGAGTAATAATCTAATCCAATTTTAGTCCTATGCACCTGTCATTAGTGACTTTATGGTGTCTGACAATGTCTGTGAACATTTTCTTCAATAAATTACCAAAGATATTTATTGTAAGGAagacgttttttgttttttttttttaaatcaactacAACCCTGAAGCGGAAAACTGATGGCTGGATCTTGGCATGGATGGCTGCGTGATGATTACATTTAtaaatttattaaaatgtccttATTTTTCTCTAGGCGGTGATTTACTTTGTACACATCAAACTGCACTGATTGATTAACCtcacttaaatacattttctaaatgatttaAATCATGCAGATTTGCGTCCTCACAATGCAGcttttaattgtttggtctttgattttttttaataagcttgCAGAGCATCATAggggattttttgtttttattttgaaccgcagcaaatttgaaaacaaaatctttGGAAGTGAAAATATTATGGTTATGATTTGATACTGTGTAGGTTAATTAAAAGCCTTCGTTGTTGTGCTGACACTCTCTGAAATCTGTTACTATCAATCTATCAGGCTTCCAAATCTAAACTGAGATCTGGACATTGGTACACTTAACTGACATAGTTTGCAGAGACTCCAATCCTCCTGGGATACATATACAGATACTAATTGATGCTGAGTAGATATTCCGGGCCCAAATACagttaaatgtaataaataaactcACATACGGTGCAGAGGCACCTGACAGGAAGATGTGAACTGGTTCAAGGTTGTGCAGTCTCTTCAGAGCATCTGCCACGGCGAAACTAGTGAAGGCACCAAAACTAGAAACAGATCAGGGAAAAGTAAACATTAACAGAAAACTGATGTAGTAAGTGGTTGAATTAAAAAATCAACAGGGCAGGTTGTCATGACAGATATGATGTTACTTATGAAGCCCCTTTTTAACATCATACCTGTGTCCAAACAGAGCAAACGGCTTCTCTTTCAGCACCGGTAACAACACACCAACAACCTCGTCCACAATCTGCTGCATGTTCTGAAAGAAGGGTTCTTTGGCTCGACTCTCTCTGCCCGGGAGCTTGACAGCAAACACTGACAGTGACAAGAACGAAAGGtgtaacaaaacatttcaaatagcAATACAATCATATTGTAACAGgttggttttgtgtgttgtcTTCTCTTCCAATTTAATATCCTAAAATGTCCCTTTTTAGCTGATTTTTTTAGActacatttgtattatttacaaacaTGTGAGACATTGTTAACATAGAGCCAAACAGTATAGATAAACAGGGCAAAGTGCAGCACTTGAACATGGCGTGTTACCTTCAATGGAGCTGTTGAGGACGTTTCCCCAGCGTGCATAGTGTATGGAGCCTCCACCTGCCCAGGGGAAACATATCAGCCTGGCCACAGCATCTGGGCTCTTCTTGAAACAGCTGATCACCTTTTCCATTCTAATTTAAAATAAGAGCCAGGACTGATTCACATCAGCTGGGACTGCAGTTCATGCTCCTACATTCAGGGGTTATTATAAGAGTGTTAAGTCACACCTGTTTGCTGCTGGCAGCTCCATCAGCTTCTCCCAGGAAAACAGTGGTGATTCCTCATGAAGTGTAACATTTCCtggttatttttcttctatGGTTTATCCGCGgagctgtaaaaaatattatctATGGATTCTGGAGACATCTACAGTgtggagtgtgtatgtgcagaAAGAAACGGTAGGTTTACCCTGctatattttgtaaaaagataTATCTTATGGTAAATGGATGAAAAGGACAGGATGGAAACCAACAATACCCGCAATACAAGCTGTTATTTCGAAACATAACGTagttgagaaaaaaagtttctcGGAAGTGACGTTGTTTTCTACAGTTGGTATTTCCTGACGGATTTCCCTcggtggaggagaagaggagggggaggaggaggaggaggagggggaggaggggggggggaggaggaggaggaggagggggagcgACAACTTCATCAAGTTAGACGAAGTTAAAAAGGGCATTACCGGAAATTCCACAATCGTCCCTGTCaaattttcattttacagtgaTAGGGATATTTTTTAAGTgtaaatgcagcaaaaaaaactccttagattaagtaaatgtacaaatacaaatgtgtaaaaatattaagttaaaagtcctgcattcagatTCAAGTAAAAGCTTTCAGAAGCAGGGAATCATCAGAAACATGTTCTTAAAGTGTCAAAAGTCAGTACTTAAAGTGCAGAATGGCCCTTTGACAGGATTGTATATCATCATTTGTATTATCTTGTGCTATTGTTATGATATAagcagtattttattttgtgtcccTATGAAGAGTTTGATCTGTTTCCCAATCTTAGGGTTCGAGAGTACGCAGAACTGGAAAgcagaaacaaatatatatttctgctgcacgaaattgtgtttatttgtctgaggtttttgctttaaatatgGCCTctaaaaatattcacaaaagaaggaaaaaactgtgttttgttgtgttgatCACCACCCGATGAGGTCTTCAACCTGTGAGCAGTTGCAAGGGAACATATCTTAATTTCAATGgttggattttttaaatattttacaagatGTCCATAAGGTTTGTAAAATCCTTATCTGAAAAGCAGACAGTAACTATAGATgtcaaataaaactaaaatatatatccATCTGATGTGTAGATGAGTTTTGATTAGACTTTGTTCTTCTAATTAGGTTTTGTTCAACTCACATATCTTTTAATACACATATTAAGTCTTAGACCTGAGAATGAAATAGCCAACGACTGCTTCAGTGTAATCGTTGTgcatatgacaataaaacattttttggggaaaaaatgcacttaaaagtacagtttttgaataaatattctTTCCACCCCTGAAAACTGGTGCGTATTGAACAATAATGACCACAGCTCTCCAAAGTTGTTccttatttatgcttttattttgaaatagttttccGGAAGTCTCGATTGTCCTGTCCGGGGAGTTTAACATTAGCGAGAGGAGGGCGGTGTGGGTGCAGATTTCCGACCGGTTACGGCGATACCGAAGACAACGCCGGGGTAGTGAACCTACGGGACCAAGCCCCTCATATCTTTTTGACAAAGAACAACACCGGACTGTCACGTTAACCGACCGGGACGAAGGATTCCGCCGCTGACCGGGTAAAGGCTCGTTTCGGTCTCGTGTGTCGGCTCGTGAGCTGGTTGCCGTCGGCTAACCGTGAAGCTAACTGTCGCTGTTAGCTTCCCCGCTGCTAACGGGTCTCCGCTCGGTTCACTCAACCCCGGGAACAAACCGCCTCAAACATCCACTGAACACGGGCTGTGCTTCTTCCAGGTACAACAGGAGTCACGGCAGAAGGACGGCAGCGGGGACGTTGTGAGCAGCTTTGAGCGGTCCGCTGTGGTGAGCAGACCGGGGAGAAGACGCACAGCCGAGGGGACCCCGGAGCGGCCCGGTTACACATCAGCGCCTGAAGCCGGGGAGCAGGGGGCCGCGTAGCCGGGGAGCGGATCTACAGTCGGGTTTGAACCGGCGCGGAGAAAAGTAACCACTGTGTGCCGGGTCAACCGGACAGAGACCTCATGAATGGAAATCGGAACAACAGGTGGGACCCCCGACTAACCGCCATGCTTTATTTGGTTTCCAGGTGCTGCGCTTCAGAGCTATTTGCGGAGCGCGAGACACAAGTTCGACCCCATGATGAAGTTCACACTGTTCACACTGTTCACACTGTTCACACGGTGCCGACACACGTTTGCCAGGCTATCATGGACACTTGTGCATGAGCAGCTCAGCCTGGACACTATAGTTCAACCCCCATCTCCTTAACATTGATGACATGTACTGAGTTGAGGGGTTTACCGGTCATTTCTGCGCCTcggtgtgcgcgtgtgtgcacGCATGTGTGTATGACCCAAACCAGTAGCACGGGGTTTTTCCCCCCATTGTCTTCGTCATTCATTGCCGGCTGTCAAAGGCAGGTGGTGATCCCGTCAGGTGTGCGTGAAGCCTGAGAGGGTTGGGTCACTTTCAGGAGGCGAGTGTCTGAGTGTGATACTCTGATACTCTCTGGGCGCGTGTGTTCtcaagctgctgctgccatGGTAACCCTAGTTATGGAACAATGTTCAGTTAACCGCCGCTTGTGTTAATTACAAATCAATTGAGCATAGCAGTCAATTTACTTTTATTGCCAAGGGCAATTTGTGAGTGAGAGCTTGTGTATTATTGATGTTGTTGGGGTCAATGGCGGACTGGGAGGGGAAATAAAACTGAAACCGACCCATTCATTCTCCACCCACTCCGCCCTTTTTCACAGAGTGAGCAGTAAAGAACAGAGTTTTATCAAAGAgtaacatacattttgaa is a genomic window containing:
- the LOC129097143 gene encoding LOW QUALITY PROTEIN: sodium/hydrogen exchanger 3-like (The sequence of the model RefSeq protein was modified relative to this genomic sequence to represent the inferred CDS: inserted 1 base in 1 codon), with the translated sequence MQHRGYAHLWLLGSVLLICLTSGITTVNGDVAPTHQDSRLETPSESKSNLSQTEHGHGSSVITGIPVVTFKWHHVEAPYLVALWILVAFLAKLVIEANHHVTTVIPESALLICFGFILGGIIWGADKVQTFKLTPTVFFFYLLPQIILDTGYSMPNKLFFSNMGAILVYAVIGTCWNAASVGLSLWGCHQGGAMGELDIGLLQYLLFGSLIAAVDPVAVIAVFEQVHVNEVLFIMVFGESLLNDGVTVVLFNVFDAFVSLGGSGIDAVEIIKGIISFFVVAFGGSLVGFIFGLLISLLTRCTKNIQIIEPAFVFVLGYLAYLTAEMLSLSAILSIVFCGMCCQKYINANMDEKSVATVRYVMKVLANGSETIIFVFLGISAIDKEIWVWNTGFILLTLLFIFVYRIIGVFFLTWILNKFRLVPVEFIDQVIMSYGGLRGAVAYGLAAMLDESKIGEKNLMICTTLIVVYFTVILQGVTMKPLVNWLKVKRAAVADITLIEKLQNKVFDHMLVAIEDISGQIGHNYMRDKWNHFEEKWMSKILMKSSARKNRDYVFNVFHQLNLKDAMSYVAEGERRGSLEFVRNETAFVNFKKKFADDCSDVMPDITADTSDDYSGMSSMSRIDPVPSVSLEMHEQTMKGVRETEDINTHHLLQQHLYKGRKQHRHRYSRSHFDVNKDDNEVQEIFQRTMRNRLESFKSGKMGVAPPKTISKHTKKDQQQKMPNGNSKDKSKSYYSGDEDFEFSEGDNTSGFEASGGSYTFPMRVTYRAGAGIENPAFMPDLDPMAPVQIPPWLAEAELDGDTVAPSQRAQLRLPXDPGDLRRLAPLRISTRSNDSFAQADAPTAQQRDDELPPPPPPPHSQGDSRHM
- the olah gene encoding S-acyl fatty acid synthase thioesterase, medium chain, whose product is MELPAANRMEKVISCFKKSPDAVARLICFPWAGGGSIHYARWGNVLNSSIEVFAVKLPGRESRAKEPFFQNMQQIVDEVVGVLLPVLKEKPFALFGHSFGAFTSFAVADALKRLHNLEPVHIFLSGASAPYSETRIKTPKRSELSDDDFLKWLISIGGTPPELLANPEVLKLFLPALKADLHIVENYSCNKPEGPLLSCPVTCFDGKEDIPHDLQAWKSITSGDFTVRMLDGSHFYLKESGNEKTILDYITKQVETSEMAYL